Part of the Quercus robur chromosome 5, dhQueRobu3.1, whole genome shotgun sequence genome, taatttgataattcaagaagagggtgtttgaacctaaaaaaatataacaataatgTTATATAGATTTTGTAGATATTCTTTgtgctttcccgtgcatcgcacgggttagcgactagtaaatCTCTAAATTCGTAttcttaagaagaaaaaaaaattccctattaatgattttattttagattaacTTTGATGAATCTGGATTCAGAAGAACTGTTTTTGCGttgatgaaatttaaaaaataaaaataaattgaataggaaattttttttttttttttttttttgagagaaaaattgAAGGGAAGATGTGATGAGAGTCATGAGACGATGTTTAGTATTCTAACGCGGATAggagtaatattttttttgtctttggaAAGATTGATATAGAATcttaaccatttatttttaaaagaatcgTGAAAATTTAAAGAACTCCAAAGTACACTCCGAAACTGAATCTGAATCCTAAAATAAGTTGGATGGGCTGCATATAAAAGTGACCATAGATCATTGTCGTTCGTTTACATCTTTCTCCAATCTTAACAAAACCTCGTACGCTCTCTGATGCCAAAACCAAAGTCAAAATCGAAACGCCAAAAACTTTCTtcggaaaataataataaaaacgaCAGGATCAGTGATCTACCGGAATGTCTTCTCATCCACAtcctttctttccttccaaCCCAAACAGCAATGGCCACTAGTATTTTGTCGAGGAGATGGAAGCATGTTTGGACTCACGTCCCAATACTCGACATCGAAAGTGAAAATCTTGACTCCGTTCAAAGTGTTTTCGATCAACACAAAGCACCGTACCTCCAGTGTTGTTCCCTCACATACAAATTCTGTAGTTGCTGTTATAGACTTGTTCAGAGATGGATAAACAACCTCGCTTCGCGTAATGTCGAGCAACTCAATCTCGAGATGCATACTGATGGTCACAAAAGTCACGAAAGTTATTTGGAGTTGCCTCATCGAGTTTTCACTTGCAGTACATTAGTTTTTCTGAGTTTAAGCGGAGTCAGGATTGATCCTCCTTCATCGTTTCAACTGCCATGCCTAAAGAAACTTGATCTGTACCAAGTTTTTTATGAATCTGACCCTTTTGTTAGACTTCTCTCTGGTTGCCCTGTTCTTGAAGATTTGTCATTTGATAGAGATTTTTCTGATAGTATTTCCATTTATAAAATCTGTGTACCTACTCTCAAACGTTTAAGTATACTTCACCATGAAATTCTTTTTGATGATTATGCTGATATGGGGGGATTAGAAGATTCTGAAGTTCATTACGTAGTGGAGATCAACGCCCCAGCTCTTGAGTACTTTACGTTTGATGGTCATTTGGGCGACTTCGTTTTCCTTGAAAAACTAGACAACTTAATTCGGGCGAAGGTTAACATTTGTACATTTGAACCTAAAGACCATGAGGAGGAGGAATGTTATGTAGATAGGATATTCAAACTTCTTGCAGCACTCTACAATGTCAAGTTCCTATCAATTTTTACTGGTCACTCAGAGGTGAGGTCATAAATTAAAGGCTCAATAGTCAGTTATAGTCTCACTCCACTCTCATTAAATTTATAGCCATTTTTTAATACAAGCTTTGATGTCAGTgtgattataattttttcatgCAGTGTCTCAGCAATGGTTCTACTTATCCTTCCCAATTCCAAAATTTGCTCAGATTAGACTTTAAGGCGAATACGTGGAACTGGCATGTGCTGCAAGACTTGTTAAAAAATTCTCCTAATCTAGAAGTTCTTGATGTTACTAATACGGTTAGTTTACTTGATGTGATTTATTTTTAGCTGTTCTTCGGTAAAACTTACACT contains:
- the LOC126728553 gene encoding F-box/LRR-repeat protein At3g26922-like, which encodes MPKPKSKSKRQKLSSENNNKNDRISDLPECLLIHILSFLPTQTAMATSILSRRWKHVWTHVPILDIESENLDSVQSVFDQHKAPYLQCCSLTYKFCSCCYRLVQRWINNLASRNVEQLNLEMHTDGHKSHESYLELPHRVFTCSTLVFLSLSGVRIDPPSSFQLPCLKKLDLYQVFYESDPFVRLLSGCPVLEDLSFDRDFSDSISIYKICVPTLKRLSILHHEILFDDYADMGGLEDSEVHYVVEINAPALEYFTFDGHLGDFVFLEKLDNLIRAKVNICTFEPKDHEEEECYVDRIFKLLAALYNVKFLSIFTGHSECLSNGSTYPSQFQNLLRLDFKANTWNWHVLQDLLKNSPNLEVLDVTNTSTGSLSGWKKSPNDPLFLSSHLTTFYLREVKGLEHEMEFVKYILKEAGVLKSAKIRVGNIKLKEIVREKLSKIPRRSMTCLLTVK